In the Arthrobacter zhaoxinii genome, one interval contains:
- a CDS encoding glycosyltransferase, with the protein MEHHVYVAMFGALPDQPTGLAVSVLRRAQAFATKGITTEILVDTFTPDYDGHANRLRALGRLSDLTIVRSMYNDLAGQPQYGSSTLYVSPLGGDGWEYVQDDKRSEAWRGRENGTYRHFVWMRGEQVHFIDHMHNNQRVRREWHDVAGRVCKIELMNSENKPELIRYLDRGGFCYLEELMDSVTGKLRGIVLNQVEGTSLFFRTKVDLFRHWMQHHVLNGDASPTIISEYGLRRTALEALERENNARVIYTVHNNHFPSPYTYGEVRADMRDFFDHMHKYTDVIVLTEEQRIDIWKQYGHLESVQVIPHHMPKSTGVGPRDEKKVVVLGRFHDMKGQLDVVRAFPAVLKTVPEAKLEFYGRGPDEEKIRAEIVSLGLEKSARVVGFTNDSYQVFSEAAVSVVASDYEGFCLSLAESMASGCVPVSYDVKYGPRALIRNGVDGLLVEHGNLRELADAMTYLLNNDDRRKQMARSAMEVLSTLSESRFLDDWMQVLEDKIVKGRATQGDEVVPSEDHITESVHAG; encoded by the coding sequence ATGGAGCATCACGTCTATGTGGCAATGTTCGGAGCATTGCCGGATCAGCCCACAGGCTTGGCGGTGTCAGTTCTCCGACGGGCTCAGGCTTTTGCTACGAAAGGGATCACTACAGAAATTCTTGTTGACACCTTCACTCCTGACTACGACGGGCACGCAAACCGCCTGCGTGCGTTGGGACGTCTGAGCGATCTCACGATCGTTCGGAGCATGTACAACGACCTCGCCGGCCAGCCCCAGTACGGCAGCTCCACCCTCTACGTGTCCCCTCTCGGTGGAGATGGCTGGGAGTACGTTCAGGACGACAAGCGAAGCGAAGCATGGCGGGGTCGTGAGAACGGTACCTACAGGCATTTTGTGTGGATGCGCGGCGAACAGGTGCACTTTATTGACCATATGCACAATAACCAGCGTGTGCGGCGGGAATGGCATGACGTTGCAGGGCGCGTCTGCAAGATTGAGTTGATGAATTCAGAGAACAAACCTGAGCTCATCCGTTACCTCGATAGGGGCGGATTTTGTTACCTTGAAGAACTAATGGACTCGGTCACCGGAAAGTTGCGGGGAATAGTTCTGAATCAGGTAGAAGGAACGAGCTTATTCTTCCGGACTAAGGTCGATCTCTTCAGGCATTGGATGCAGCACCATGTCCTCAATGGCGATGCCTCGCCGACCATCATCTCCGAATACGGCCTGCGGCGCACCGCGCTGGAGGCGCTTGAACGTGAAAATAACGCGCGAGTTATTTACACGGTGCACAACAATCATTTTCCGTCACCGTATACCTATGGCGAAGTTCGTGCCGACATGCGCGATTTTTTTGACCACATGCACAAATATACGGATGTTATCGTCCTCACCGAGGAACAACGGATAGATATCTGGAAACAGTATGGGCATCTCGAGTCGGTACAAGTGATTCCTCACCATATGCCGAAATCGACTGGCGTTGGACCTCGTGATGAAAAAAAGGTCGTCGTCCTGGGTCGATTCCACGATATGAAAGGGCAACTTGATGTGGTTCGTGCGTTCCCAGCTGTCCTGAAGACGGTTCCGGAAGCAAAACTGGAGTTCTACGGTCGCGGGCCTGATGAAGAGAAAATTCGTGCAGAGATAGTGTCGCTAGGACTGGAAAAATCCGCTCGCGTAGTCGGCTTTACTAACGACTCGTACCAGGTCTTCTCGGAAGCAGCTGTCTCTGTTGTCGCGTCTGACTACGAGGGCTTCTGTCTCTCTCTTGCGGAAAGTATGGCCTCGGGATGTGTTCCTGTTTCCTATGACGTGAAATATGGACCCCGAGCCCTGATACGAAACGGTGTTGATGGACTGCTTGTAGAGCACGGAAATCTACGTGAATTGGCCGATGCCATGACCTACCTCCTGAATAATGATGACCGACGGAAGCAGATGGCGCGATCTGCAATGGAAGTTTTAAGCACCTTGTCGGAGTCGCGGTTCTTGGACGATTGGATGCAGGTTCTGGAAGACAAAATTGTGAAAGGGCGAGCTACGCAGGGGGATGAAGTCGTCCCCTCAGAGGACCACATAACTGAGTCTGTGCACGCGGGTTAG
- the rsmD gene encoding 16S rRNA (guanine(966)-N(2))-methyltransferase RsmD, whose translation MSRIIAGAAGGTTLFSVPGDGTRPTTDRVKEALFSRLESYGILQEARVLDLFAGSGALGVESASRGATAVDLVELADKPAATCRQNAELVNKILARTCVNVHRAKAETFLLRVPADVRWDVVFIDPPYAFTEAELATVLTPLAGHLAVNAVVVLERSTRSPEPVWPEGMERFSERKYGETTLWFAEPSDDDAESGEDEAEAAQA comes from the coding sequence ATGAGCCGCATTATTGCCGGGGCTGCCGGCGGAACCACCTTGTTCAGCGTTCCCGGGGACGGAACCCGCCCCACCACGGACCGGGTGAAGGAAGCCCTCTTCTCCCGCCTGGAGTCCTACGGCATCCTGCAGGAAGCCCGCGTGCTGGACCTGTTCGCCGGGTCCGGGGCGCTGGGAGTGGAGAGCGCCAGCCGCGGAGCGACCGCCGTCGACCTGGTGGAACTCGCCGACAAGCCCGCCGCCACCTGCCGGCAGAACGCCGAGCTCGTCAACAAGATCCTGGCCCGGACCTGCGTGAACGTGCACCGGGCCAAGGCCGAAACCTTCCTGCTGCGCGTCCCCGCGGATGTGCGCTGGGACGTGGTCTTCATTGACCCGCCCTACGCCTTCACCGAAGCCGAACTGGCCACGGTGCTCACGCCGCTGGCGGGACATCTTGCCGTCAACGCCGTGGTGGTACTGGAACGCTCCACGCGTTCCCCCGAGCCGGTCTGGCCCGAGGGCATGGAGCGCTTCAGCGAACGTAAATACGGCGAGACCACACTGTGGTTTGCCGAGCCGTCCGACGATGACGCAGAGTCCGGCGAGGACGAAGCGGAAGCCGCGCAGGCCTAG
- the wecB gene encoding non-hydrolyzing UDP-N-acetylglucosamine 2-epimerase: MPVIMPIYGTRPEAIKMAPIIAELKQTPGLECFVTVTGQHRSMLDQVNQLFGITPDHDLNIFEPGQSLNDILVRTISGLDKLFAVNRPDAVVVQGDTTTSTAAALAAFNCGIPVVHVEAGLRSGNPLSPFPEEGNRKITSQIASLHLAPTETSRANLLAENVDPATIVVTGNTVIDALLATVQKQVPFADPRLEALASSGRRVLLVTTHRRENQGEAMSGIGRALARIATAEPDLTIVFPAHANPAVRDAVLPALEGLPNVLVTEPLEYGEFTRLLSLAHIVLSDSGGVQEEAPSLGTPVLVLRENTERPEAVEAGVVKLIGTDENRIFFEVNRLLHDQTHFNSMAEAMNPYGDGTASLQSLTAMYRLFIAATKESP, encoded by the coding sequence TTGCCAGTCATTATGCCTATTTACGGGACCCGTCCCGAGGCCATCAAAATGGCGCCGATTATCGCCGAGCTGAAGCAGACCCCCGGCCTGGAGTGCTTTGTTACGGTCACCGGCCAGCACCGTTCAATGCTGGATCAGGTGAATCAGCTGTTCGGCATCACCCCGGATCATGACCTGAATATCTTTGAACCCGGCCAGTCGCTCAATGACATCCTTGTCCGGACCATCAGCGGGCTGGACAAACTCTTCGCGGTGAACCGGCCGGACGCGGTGGTTGTCCAGGGCGACACCACCACCTCGACGGCAGCCGCCCTTGCTGCCTTCAACTGCGGAATCCCCGTGGTCCATGTCGAAGCCGGTCTGCGCAGCGGCAACCCGCTGTCACCATTCCCCGAAGAGGGCAACCGGAAGATCACGTCCCAGATCGCCAGCCTTCATCTGGCACCGACGGAAACCAGCCGTGCCAATCTCCTGGCGGAGAACGTCGACCCGGCAACCATTGTCGTTACCGGCAACACGGTGATCGATGCGTTGCTTGCGACCGTCCAGAAGCAGGTGCCGTTTGCGGATCCCCGGTTGGAGGCATTGGCTTCCTCCGGCCGCCGGGTTCTCCTCGTCACAACACACCGGCGGGAAAACCAGGGCGAGGCGATGAGCGGGATAGGCCGAGCCCTGGCCCGCATTGCCACTGCGGAACCTGACCTGACCATCGTGTTCCCTGCACATGCCAACCCGGCCGTCCGTGATGCGGTGCTGCCGGCATTGGAAGGTCTCCCGAACGTGCTAGTCACCGAACCGCTCGAATACGGCGAGTTCACCCGGCTGCTGTCGCTGGCCCACATTGTCTTGAGCGATTCCGGCGGCGTTCAGGAAGAGGCCCCGAGCCTCGGCACCCCGGTTCTGGTTCTGCGAGAGAACACGGAGCGGCCGGAGGCGGTGGAGGCAGGGGTGGTGAAGCTTATCGGCACTGATGAAAACCGGATATTTTTCGAAGTCAATCGACTTCTGCATGACCAGACGCACTTCAACTCGATGGCTGAAGCCATGAATCCTTATGGGGACGGAACCGCTTCATTGCAAAGCCTGACAGCAATGTACCGGCTATTTATAGCTGCGACGAAAGAGTCCCCGTAA
- a CDS encoding ATP-dependent DNA helicase RecG, whose protein sequence is MDSRLPRELDFPLDRRIGKVTANAMEKQLGLKTVGDLLHHFPRRYLERGELTPIAEIPFDEDVTLIARVQSNNRRQMRARKGTIVEVVVTDDTDGSLGQLHLTFFNGFNASKELTVGTRAMFSGKVGAYRGQLQLTNPSYVLLDEDSVDEEEAKRPIPVYRASARVASPTIAKSVSMLLDNMEAARLRDPIPAAIRQRDRLPDITDAYNKIHRPNTMEEAYAARHRFRYQEALVLQTALARRRALTAEEEATARPAVPGGLLDRFDASLPFTLTNGQAEIGRDLSAELAGDHPMNRLLQGEVGSGKTLVALRAMLQVIDAGGQAALLAPTEVLASQHYESISAMLGPLGRGGQLDGDPDGTKVVLLTGSMNTAGRRTAMLDAASGAAGIIIGTHALLSEHVSFADLGLVVVDEQHRFGVEQRDVLRTKGHSTPHLLVMTATPIPRTVAMTVFGDLEVSTLTELPAGRAPISTYVSPLAEKPQWEQRIWARAREEIDAGRQVYVVCPKIGAKEEEPGSDLALFDPKEAAAGQERAQRQELTSVTELTEYLTTVPALADKIIAPLHGRLDPTEKHETMAAFNRGDIDVLVSTTVIEVGVDVPNASLMVIMDADRFGISQLHQLRGRVGRGGLPGTCLLVTQLEPGHPSRERLEAVAATTDGFELSRKDLELRREGDILGASQSGGRSTLKLLRAVQDEKLIEKARADAVALVAEDPDLREYPALDEAIEASLNPEAEAFLERG, encoded by the coding sequence ATGGACTCTAGGCTCCCCAGGGAACTCGACTTTCCGCTGGACCGCCGGATCGGCAAGGTTACGGCCAATGCCATGGAGAAGCAGCTTGGCCTGAAGACCGTTGGCGATCTGCTCCACCATTTCCCGCGCCGGTACCTGGAGCGCGGCGAGCTCACACCCATCGCCGAAATACCGTTCGACGAAGACGTCACCCTGATAGCCCGGGTGCAGAGCAACAACCGCCGGCAGATGCGGGCCCGCAAGGGGACGATCGTCGAGGTGGTTGTCACCGACGACACCGACGGCAGCCTCGGGCAGCTGCACCTGACGTTCTTCAACGGATTCAATGCTTCCAAGGAACTCACCGTCGGCACCCGGGCCATGTTCTCCGGCAAGGTGGGCGCCTACCGGGGCCAGCTGCAGCTGACCAATCCCAGCTATGTTCTCCTGGATGAAGACTCGGTGGACGAGGAGGAGGCCAAACGGCCCATCCCCGTTTACCGGGCCTCGGCCAGGGTGGCCAGCCCGACCATCGCGAAGTCCGTGTCGATGCTGCTGGACAACATGGAAGCCGCCCGGCTGCGCGATCCGATCCCGGCGGCAATCCGGCAGCGCGACCGTCTTCCCGACATCACGGATGCCTACAACAAGATCCACCGGCCGAACACTATGGAGGAGGCCTACGCCGCCCGGCACCGGTTCCGGTACCAGGAGGCCCTGGTCCTGCAGACCGCACTGGCGCGACGTCGTGCCCTCACCGCCGAGGAGGAAGCCACCGCGCGCCCGGCCGTCCCGGGCGGGCTGCTGGACCGCTTCGACGCTTCCCTTCCCTTCACCCTGACCAACGGGCAGGCCGAGATCGGGCGGGACCTGTCCGCCGAGCTCGCCGGCGACCATCCGATGAACCGCCTCCTGCAGGGCGAGGTGGGCTCCGGCAAGACGCTGGTGGCGCTGCGCGCCATGCTGCAGGTCATCGACGCTGGGGGACAGGCCGCCCTGCTGGCACCCACCGAAGTCCTGGCCTCCCAGCACTACGAGTCCATCAGCGCGATGCTCGGCCCGCTGGGCCGCGGCGGGCAGCTGGACGGGGACCCGGACGGCACCAAGGTGGTGCTGCTGACCGGGTCGATGAACACCGCCGGGCGCCGCACCGCGATGCTGGACGCCGCCAGCGGTGCCGCCGGCATCATCATCGGCACCCACGCCCTACTGTCGGAGCACGTCTCCTTTGCCGACCTCGGCCTGGTGGTGGTGGATGAACAGCACCGGTTCGGCGTCGAGCAGCGCGATGTGCTGCGTACCAAGGGGCACAGCACCCCGCACCTGCTGGTCATGACGGCCACCCCCATTCCCCGCACCGTCGCGATGACCGTCTTCGGTGACCTGGAGGTCTCCACCCTCACCGAGCTGCCCGCCGGACGCGCCCCCATCTCCACCTACGTCTCGCCGCTGGCCGAGAAGCCCCAGTGGGAGCAGCGGATCTGGGCCCGCGCCCGGGAGGAGATCGACGCAGGCCGGCAGGTCTACGTGGTCTGCCCCAAGATCGGTGCCAAGGAAGAAGAGCCCGGCAGCGACCTGGCCCTGTTCGACCCGAAGGAAGCCGCCGCGGGACAGGAACGCGCCCAGCGGCAGGAGCTGACGTCCGTCACGGAACTGACCGAGTACCTCACCACCGTCCCGGCGCTCGCCGACAAGATCATCGCGCCCCTGCACGGACGGCTGGACCCGACGGAAAAGCACGAGACCATGGCCGCCTTCAACCGCGGCGACATTGACGTGCTGGTCTCCACCACCGTCATCGAGGTGGGTGTGGACGTGCCCAACGCCTCGCTCATGGTGATTATGGACGCGGACCGGTTCGGCATCTCCCAGCTGCACCAGCTGCGCGGCCGGGTGGGCCGCGGCGGGCTGCCCGGCACCTGCCTGCTCGTCACGCAGCTGGAACCGGGGCACCCGAGCCGTGAGCGGCTGGAGGCCGTGGCCGCCACCACCGACGGCTTCGAGCTGTCCCGCAAGGACCTCGAGCTGCGCCGCGAGGGGGATATCCTCGGCGCCAGCCAGTCCGGCGGCCGGTCCACCCTGAAGCTGCTGCGCGCGGTCCAGGATGAGAAGCTCATCGAAAAGGCCCGCGCCGACGCCGTCGCCCTGGTGGCCGAGGACCCGGACCTGCGCGAGTACCCGGCCCTGGACGAAGCGATCGAGGCGTCCCTGAACCCGGAAGCTGAAGCGTTCCTGGAACGCGGCTAG
- a CDS encoding spermidine synthase: protein MNASRLLRGIGAHATISEDGFTPGAYVLSIGGAEQSHVDMARPQEISYEYLRRIGNVLDLAAPAGQPLRALHLGAGALTLTRYLQATRPGSEQVAVELERELLDFVLAHLPLPEGTSLETVIGDARESLDRFAGQSFDAIVLDIFAGPDAPAHLATSDFYAELAALLSPAGVLLVNVGDDPPLAFARRQVREVQAALGTDGGVAALAQRDMFTGRYPGNIVLAATPFPWPAEWTQQLLAAGPHPAAVLTGEDLDVFAG, encoded by the coding sequence GTGAATGCGTCCCGGCTGCTGCGGGGCATCGGCGCCCACGCCACCATCAGCGAGGACGGTTTTACCCCCGGCGCCTATGTGCTGAGCATCGGCGGCGCGGAGCAGTCCCACGTGGATATGGCCCGCCCGCAGGAAATCTCCTACGAGTATCTGCGCCGGATCGGCAACGTCCTGGATCTGGCCGCACCGGCCGGGCAGCCGCTGCGCGCCCTGCACCTGGGCGCCGGAGCGCTGACCCTCACCCGCTACCTGCAGGCCACCCGCCCGGGGTCCGAGCAGGTGGCGGTGGAGCTGGAACGCGAGCTGCTGGACTTTGTCCTGGCGCATCTTCCACTGCCGGAGGGGACATCCTTGGAGACGGTGATCGGCGATGCCCGCGAATCGCTGGACCGTTTTGCCGGGCAGTCCTTCGACGCTATCGTGCTGGACATTTTTGCCGGCCCCGATGCACCCGCGCACCTGGCGACGTCGGACTTCTACGCCGAGCTGGCGGCGCTGCTCTCCCCCGCCGGCGTACTGCTGGTCAACGTCGGCGACGATCCGCCGCTGGCCTTCGCGCGCCGGCAGGTGCGGGAAGTGCAGGCGGCGCTCGGGACGGACGGAGGGGTGGCGGCGCTGGCGCAGCGCGACATGTTCACCGGCCGGTACCCCGGCAACATTGTGCTCGCGGCAACGCCGTTCCCCTGGCCCGCCGAGTGGACGCAGCAGCTCCTGGCTGCCGGTCCGCATCCGGCGGCGGTGCTGACGGGTGAGGACCTGGACGTGTTTGCCGGCTAG
- a CDS encoding DAK2 domain-containing protein: MKRWLSNAEVSLGNHSDRLNAINIFPVADGDTGTNLYLTLRAASKAAAAKDTADIGALLETAGRAAMESARGNSGTLFSVFLTSMAEPLAGATRLSAPLLATALQRAQLRSWSVLSDPVPGTMLSVLEAAAHAASDSEAAVTGDDSNAGLALTLHAIMDAALAAVIHTESQLDALTRARVVDAGGVGFLLVLDALRAAALGEELQEELLDGLHGYDVQDPHIHAHMPRMEGVEVMCTITLSPLDAATLRLQLDELGDSVIMSAVSPVGDGYRWRIHVHTPDAGAAIDLLRSLGDPVNLTITELSADGHETNEIPEAHGL; this comes from the coding sequence CTGAAGCGATGGTTGAGCAACGCAGAGGTCTCCCTGGGCAACCACAGCGACCGCCTCAATGCCATCAATATCTTCCCCGTGGCCGACGGCGACACCGGCACCAACCTGTACCTGACGCTCCGTGCGGCATCCAAGGCCGCCGCAGCGAAAGACACTGCCGACATCGGTGCCCTGCTGGAAACTGCTGGCCGGGCCGCCATGGAATCTGCACGCGGCAACTCCGGAACGCTGTTCTCCGTGTTCCTGACCTCCATGGCCGAACCCCTGGCCGGGGCAACCCGGCTCTCCGCACCCCTCCTCGCCACCGCCCTGCAGCGTGCACAGCTGCGCTCCTGGTCCGTACTCAGCGATCCGGTGCCCGGCACCATGCTCTCCGTCCTGGAAGCTGCCGCCCACGCCGCCTCGGACAGCGAAGCAGCCGTCACCGGCGACGACAGCAATGCCGGGCTCGCTTTGACCCTGCACGCCATCATGGACGCGGCCCTGGCCGCCGTCATCCATACCGAGAGCCAGCTCGATGCGCTCACCCGTGCCCGCGTGGTCGACGCCGGCGGTGTCGGCTTCCTGCTGGTGCTGGACGCCCTGCGCGCCGCCGCCCTGGGCGAGGAGCTGCAGGAAGAGCTGCTGGACGGACTGCACGGCTACGACGTCCAGGACCCGCACATCCACGCCCACATGCCCCGCATGGAAGGCGTGGAAGTCATGTGCACCATCACCCTGAGCCCGCTGGATGCCGCTACCCTGCGGCTGCAGCTGGACGAGCTGGGCGACTCGGTCATCATGAGCGCCGTCAGCCCGGTGGGGGACGGCTACCGCTGGCGGATCCACGTCCACACGCCCGACGCCGGCGCCGCCATTGATCTGCTGCGCAGCCTGGGGGATCCCGTGAACCTCACGATTACGGAGTTGTCCGCGGACGGCCACGAGACCAATGAAATCCCCGAGGCCCATGGACTCTAG
- a CDS encoding aminotransferase class I/II-fold pyridoxal phosphate-dependent enzyme yields the protein MSNSTAASLLRAQTGNGPAAAQPWQRTAAGANLLAADGNLGVTIFEEITALAARHGAINLGQGFPDEDGPAEMLDAARAAIASGANQYAPGQGLPVLRSAVAAHQERFYGLQVDPDTEVIVSTGATEAIASALLALTGPGDEVLTFEPFYDSYGAVIGLSGATHTTVALEAPHFLPADGALEAAFTDRTRVVLVNNPHNPTGAVLPRSVLQQIVDLAEKHNAVIVTDEVYEHLTFGPVHIPVATLPGAADRTLTISSAGKTFSVTGWKIGWLTGPAPLVSAVRTVKTFLSYTSGTPFQSAVAVGLGLEDDYFTGAAAVLQAKRDLLGAGLRAAGMDVLPSSGTYFVTADTSPLGITDATELARRLPELIGVAAIPVAVFCHAEGARRTRSLLRFAFCKKTEVLDSASERLARLGGVL from the coding sequence ATGAGTAACAGCACAGCCGCGTCCCTGCTCCGCGCGCAGACCGGCAACGGACCAGCCGCCGCCCAGCCGTGGCAGCGGACAGCGGCAGGAGCCAACCTGCTCGCAGCGGACGGCAACCTCGGCGTGACCATATTCGAGGAGATCACCGCGCTGGCCGCACGGCACGGCGCCATTAACCTGGGCCAGGGCTTCCCGGACGAAGACGGCCCGGCCGAAATGCTCGACGCCGCGCGGGCCGCCATTGCCTCCGGCGCCAACCAGTACGCGCCCGGGCAGGGCCTGCCGGTGCTGCGCTCCGCCGTCGCAGCGCACCAGGAGCGGTTCTACGGCCTGCAGGTGGACCCGGACACCGAGGTCATTGTCAGCACCGGCGCCACGGAGGCCATTGCCTCGGCCCTGCTGGCCCTGACCGGTCCCGGCGACGAGGTGCTGACCTTCGAGCCGTTCTACGATTCCTACGGCGCGGTCATCGGGCTCAGCGGCGCCACGCACACCACCGTCGCCCTGGAGGCTCCGCATTTCCTGCCCGCCGACGGCGCCCTCGAGGCGGCGTTCACCGACCGCACCCGCGTGGTCCTGGTCAACAACCCGCACAACCCCACCGGGGCGGTCCTCCCCCGCAGCGTGCTGCAGCAGATCGTGGATCTGGCGGAAAAGCACAACGCCGTGATCGTCACCGACGAGGTCTACGAACACCTGACCTTCGGGCCCGTCCACATCCCGGTAGCGACGCTGCCCGGTGCCGCGGACCGGACCCTGACCATTTCCTCGGCTGGGAAGACCTTCTCCGTCACGGGATGGAAGATCGGCTGGCTCACGGGCCCGGCGCCGCTGGTGTCCGCGGTCCGTACGGTCAAGACCTTCCTGAGCTACACCTCCGGCACGCCCTTCCAATCCGCCGTCGCCGTCGGCCTCGGACTGGAGGACGACTACTTCACCGGAGCCGCTGCGGTGCTGCAGGCCAAGCGGGACCTGCTCGGCGCCGGCCTCCGGGCCGCCGGGATGGACGTCCTGCCGTCCTCCGGAACGTACTTCGTCACCGCCGACACCTCGCCCCTGGGCATCACCGACGCCACGGAGCTGGCCCGCCGGCTGCCGGAACTGATCGGGGTAGCGGCCATTCCGGTCGCCGTGTTCTGCCACGCCGAAGGAGCCCGGCGGACCCGGTCCCTGCTCCGGTTCGCGTTCTGCAAGAAGACCGAGGTCCTGGACTCGGCCTCCGAGCGCCTCGCCCGGCTGGGCGGTGTGCTGTGA